A window of Hevea brasiliensis isolate MT/VB/25A 57/8 chromosome 14, ASM3005281v1, whole genome shotgun sequence contains these coding sequences:
- the LOC110656839 gene encoding uncharacterized protein LOC110656839 isoform X3 produces MATHRKMDSEDQETLFHSYPCAYYVQSPSTISHANSAELKTQSLESTFHSPSRSDTNILLNKNPEVSRFTLSRYSSSRGSNNSFLNEKKISGDENGVNRLIIIDAHGRGDGAYGAEEEEEEEEDEDEEYYYGRKGGWWWRYCSFRRSNSCAWVSLQISWRLLVSLGVALLVFYIATKPPPPKMSIKMAGIQQFELGEGVDGTGVTTKILTCNSSMDLIIENKSKLFGLHIQPPLLEMFFGRLPFAMSRLAGFKTVC; encoded by the exons ATGGCTACCCACAGAAAAATGGACAGTGAAGACCAAGAAACCCTGTTTCATTCCTACCCATGTGCCTACTACGTGCAGAGCCCATCTACTATTTCTCATGCAAACAGTGCAGAGCTCAAAACCCAAAGTCTTGAATCCACATTTCACTCACCTTCAAGATCCGATACTAATATTCTCCTCAATAAGAACCCTGAGGTCTCAAGATTCACTCTCTCTCGTTACTCCTCTTCTCGTGGCTCTAACAACTCTTTCTTGAATGAGAAGAAGATTAGTGGAGATGAGAATGGCGTTAACCGTTTGATCATTATTGATGCGCATGGACGTGGTGATGGTGCTTATGGggcggaggaggaggaggaggaggaggaggatgaAGATGAGGAGTATTATTATGGGAGGAAAGGTGGGTGGTGGTGGAGGTATTGTTCTTTTAGAAGGAGCAATTCTTGTGCTTGGGTTTCTTTGCAAATAAGTTGGAGACTTTTGGTGAGTTTGGGAGTTGCCTTGCTTGTTTTCTACATTGCTACTAAGCCACCGCCACCCAAGATGTCGATCAAG ATGGcaggaatccagcaatttgaacTAGGGGAAGGAGTAGATGGCACTGGTGTTACAACTAAGATCCTCACCTGCAACTCTTCCATGGATCTTATCATAGAAAACAAGTCTAAGCTCTTTGGCCTTCACATTCAACCTCCATTGCTTGAAATGTTCTTCGGTCGCCTTCCCTTCGCAATGTCTCGT CTTGCAGGGTTCAAAACTGTATGCTGA
- the LOC110656840 gene encoding protein DETOXIFICATION 43-like isoform X1, whose amino-acid sequence MAEDKALQLAERKWKMPILVFFRDARLVFKMDELGSEILRIAVPAAMALAADPIASLIDTAFIGHLGPVEIAAVGVSIAIFNQASKVTIFPLVSITTSFVAEEDTVQRVRNEPQKGEDLDKKDSAKTCEVKELVLEDVMLENLEKGSATDTEKNKDSIPEDDFKATACKSPTFAEGKSVKEKPNNNNKKKKKGRRHIPSASTALIVGGILGLVQAIFLIFCAQPLLSIMGVKSNSPMLTPARKYLTLRSLGSPAVLLSLAMQGVFRGFKDTKTPLYATVAGDVTNVILDPIFIFVCKLGVSGAAIAHVLSQYLISLILLWRLMKKVDLLPPSLKDLQFGRFLKNGFLLLARVIAATICVTLAASRATRLGSTPMAAFQVCLQVWLTSSLLADGLAVAGQAIIACAFAEKDYQKATTAATRVLQMSFVLGLGLAVVVGVGLHFGDGIFSKDPNVLHIISIGIPFVAATQPINSIAFVFDGVNFGASDFAYSAYSMVLVAIASIATIFILSKTGGFIGIWVALTIFMGLRTFAGVWR is encoded by the exons ATGGCTGAGGATAAAGCTTTGCAGCTAGCTGAGAGAAAATGGAAGATGCCAATCCTGGTTTTCTTTAGAGATGCAAG ACTAGTTTTCAAGATGGATGAACTTGGTTCTGAGATACTAAGGATTGCAGTCCCTGCTGCTATGGCTTTAGCTGCTGATCCCATTGCTTCACTAATTGACACGGCATTTATTGGCCATCTAG GACCAGTGGAAATAGCTGCTGTAGGAGTTTCAATTGCCATCTTCAATCAAGCATCAAAGGTTACCATATTCCCATTGGTTAGTATCACTACTTCATTTGTTGCTGAGGAAGATACTGTTCAGAGGGTGAGAAATGAACCACAAAAAGGGGAGGACTTGGACAAGAAGGATTCAGCTAAAACCTGTGAAGTGAAAGAGTTGGTGCTAGAAGATGTCATGCTTGAGAACTTGGAGAAAGGATCAGCAACAGACACTGAAAAGAATAAAGATTCAATTCCAGAAGATG ATTTTAAGGCAACTGCATGCAAGTCTCCCACTTTTGCTGAAGGCAAAAGTGTCAAGGAAAAaccaaataataataacaaaaagaagaagaagggaaGGAGACATATCCCTTCAGCCTCAACAGCACTCATTGTTGGAGGGATTCTTGGTCTTGTGCAGGCAATATTCCTCATATTCTGTGCACAACCTCTCCTCAGTATCATGGGTGTAAAATCT AATTCCCCTATGTTGACTCCTGCACGGAAGTACTTGACATTAAGATCACTAGGTTCTCCTGCAGTTCTTCTGTCTCTGGCCATGCAAGGAGTCTTCAGAGGATTTAAAGATACAAAAACTCCATTATATGCCACTG TTGCTGGAGATGTAACAAACGTCATTTTGGATCCCATTTTTATCTTCGTTTGCAAGTTGGGGGTCAGTGGTGCAGCCATTGCACATGTTCTTTCCCA GTACTTGATTTCACTGATCCTCTTATGGAGGTTGATGAAAAAAGTTGATCTCTTACCACCAAGTCTTAAAGATTTGCAATTTGGTCGGTTTCTCAAAAATG GCTTCCTGTTGTTAGCGAGAGTTATAGCTGCTACAATCTGTGTGACCTTAGCAGCATCAAGGGCTACAAGGCTGGGTTCGACACCTATGGCTGCATTCCAAGTCTGCTTACAGGTCTGGTTGACCTCATCACTTCTTGCTGATGGCTTGGCTGTTGCTGGACAG GCAATTATTGCTTGTGCATTTGCTGAGAAGGACTACCAGAAGGCAACAACCGCGGCAACCCGGGTTCTTCAG ATGAGTTTTGTTCTTGGCCTGGGGCTGGCTGTTGTTGTTGGAGTAGGTCTGCATTTTGGGGATGGAATTTTTTCAAAAGATCCTAATGTTCTTCACATTATAAGCATAGGCATTCCG TTCGTTGCAGCTACACAACCTATCAACTCAATAGCCTTTGTTTTTGATGGTGTGAACTTTGGAGCATCTGATTTTGCATATTCTGCATATTCCATG GTCCTTGTAGCTATAGCAAGCATTGCAACCATTTTCATTCTCTCTAAAACTGGTGGTTTTATTGGAATATGGGTTGCTCTAACCATCTTTATGGGGCTACGTACCTTTGCTGGTGTATGGAGGTAA
- the LOC110656840 gene encoding protein DETOXIFICATION 43-like isoform X2, translated as MAEDKALQLAERKWKMPILVFFRDARLVFKMDELGSEILRIAVPAAMALAADPIASLIDTAFIGHLGPVEIAAVGVSIAIFNQASKVTIFPLVSITTSFVAEEDTVQRVRNEPQKGEDLDKKDSAKTCEVKELVLEDVMLENLEKGSATDTEKNKDSIPEDDFKATACKSPTFAEGKSVKEKPNNNNKKKKKGRRHIPSASTALIVGGILGLVQAIFLIFCAQPLLSIMGVKSNSPMLTPARKYLTLRSLGSPAVLLSLAMQGVFRGFKDTKTPLYATVAGDVTNVILDPIFIFVCKLGVSGAAIAHVLSQYLISLILLWRLMKKVDLLPPSLKDLQFGRFLKNGFLLLARVIAATICVTLAASRATRLGSTPMAAFQVCLQVWLTSSLLADGLAVAGQAIIACAFAEKDYQKATTAATRVLQMSFVLGLGLAVVVGVGLHFGDGIFSKDPNVLHIISIGIPFVAATQPINSIAFVFDGVNFGASDFAYSAYSMVLVAIASIATIFILSKTGGFIGIWVALTIFMGLRTFAGVWRKGTGTGPWSFLRGRLLP; from the exons ATGGCTGAGGATAAAGCTTTGCAGCTAGCTGAGAGAAAATGGAAGATGCCAATCCTGGTTTTCTTTAGAGATGCAAG ACTAGTTTTCAAGATGGATGAACTTGGTTCTGAGATACTAAGGATTGCAGTCCCTGCTGCTATGGCTTTAGCTGCTGATCCCATTGCTTCACTAATTGACACGGCATTTATTGGCCATCTAG GACCAGTGGAAATAGCTGCTGTAGGAGTTTCAATTGCCATCTTCAATCAAGCATCAAAGGTTACCATATTCCCATTGGTTAGTATCACTACTTCATTTGTTGCTGAGGAAGATACTGTTCAGAGGGTGAGAAATGAACCACAAAAAGGGGAGGACTTGGACAAGAAGGATTCAGCTAAAACCTGTGAAGTGAAAGAGTTGGTGCTAGAAGATGTCATGCTTGAGAACTTGGAGAAAGGATCAGCAACAGACACTGAAAAGAATAAAGATTCAATTCCAGAAGATG ATTTTAAGGCAACTGCATGCAAGTCTCCCACTTTTGCTGAAGGCAAAAGTGTCAAGGAAAAaccaaataataataacaaaaagaagaagaagggaaGGAGACATATCCCTTCAGCCTCAACAGCACTCATTGTTGGAGGGATTCTTGGTCTTGTGCAGGCAATATTCCTCATATTCTGTGCACAACCTCTCCTCAGTATCATGGGTGTAAAATCT AATTCCCCTATGTTGACTCCTGCACGGAAGTACTTGACATTAAGATCACTAGGTTCTCCTGCAGTTCTTCTGTCTCTGGCCATGCAAGGAGTCTTCAGAGGATTTAAAGATACAAAAACTCCATTATATGCCACTG TTGCTGGAGATGTAACAAACGTCATTTTGGATCCCATTTTTATCTTCGTTTGCAAGTTGGGGGTCAGTGGTGCAGCCATTGCACATGTTCTTTCCCA GTACTTGATTTCACTGATCCTCTTATGGAGGTTGATGAAAAAAGTTGATCTCTTACCACCAAGTCTTAAAGATTTGCAATTTGGTCGGTTTCTCAAAAATG GCTTCCTGTTGTTAGCGAGAGTTATAGCTGCTACAATCTGTGTGACCTTAGCAGCATCAAGGGCTACAAGGCTGGGTTCGACACCTATGGCTGCATTCCAAGTCTGCTTACAGGTCTGGTTGACCTCATCACTTCTTGCTGATGGCTTGGCTGTTGCTGGACAG GCAATTATTGCTTGTGCATTTGCTGAGAAGGACTACCAGAAGGCAACAACCGCGGCAACCCGGGTTCTTCAG ATGAGTTTTGTTCTTGGCCTGGGGCTGGCTGTTGTTGTTGGAGTAGGTCTGCATTTTGGGGATGGAATTTTTTCAAAAGATCCTAATGTTCTTCACATTATAAGCATAGGCATTCCG TTCGTTGCAGCTACACAACCTATCAACTCAATAGCCTTTGTTTTTGATGGTGTGAACTTTGGAGCATCTGATTTTGCATATTCTGCATATTCCATG GTCCTTGTAGCTATAGCAAGCATTGCAACCATTTTCATTCTCTCTAAAACTGGTGGTTTTATTGGAATATGGGTTGCTCTAACCATCTTTATGGGGCTACGTACCTTTGCTGGTGTATGGAG GAAGGGGACCGGAACTGGACCATGGAGTTTTCTCAGAGGTCGATTGCTGCCCTAG
- the LOC131172596 gene encoding transcription factor MYB83-like yields MRKPDLMGKERGVNNNKAKLRKGLWSPEEDEKLIKYMLTNGQGCWSDIARNAGLHRCGKSCRLRWINYLRPDLKRGAFSPQEEELIIHLHSILGNRWSQIAARLPGRTDNEIKNFWNSTLKKRLKLISNNNPSTSSPNNDSDSSVPRDPVIGNIMPMHNDDQDLIAMCMDSSSSSSASIQAIVAGGGNQFDPFLILNNYQFDGTGAAALFDMSTCLTQVGMGDGFYGDCGILENHHNKIGIERDLCVPPLESSRSIEEEEKKNNNNAVTNHSIISVKSNINNNINNHLNNNNSCFNNTDHHHHHQNLKVEDMFGFENHWQGENLRMGEWDLEGLMENISSFPFLDFQVE; encoded by the exons ATGAGAAAGCCGGATCTAATGGGGAAAGAGAGAGGAGTGAACAATAACAAGGCTAAGCTTAGAAAAGGGTTATGGTCACCTGAGGAAGATGAGAAGCTCATCAAGTACATGTTAACTAATGGTCAAGGTTGCTGGAGTGATATTGCTAGGAATGCTGGCTTGCACAGATGTGGAAAGAGTTGTCGTCTTCGTTGGATTAACTATTTGAGACCTGACCTCAAGAGAGGTGCTTTTTCCCCTCAAGAAGAAGAGCTGATTATCCATTTGCACTCCATTCTTGGCAACAG ATGGTCTCAAATTGCGGCTCGTCTTCCTGGAAGGACAGACAACGAAATAaagaatttttggaactccacgtTGAAGAAAAGACTCAAGCTTATTAGTAATAACAATCCTTCCACAAGCTCACCAAATAATGATAGTGATTCCTCAGTGCCTAGAGATCCTGTCATAGGAAATATCATGCCTATGCACAATGATGATCAGGACCTAATCGCCATGTGCATggactcatcttcttcatcatcagCATCCATCCAAGCCATCGTTGCCGGCGGTGGCAACCAGTTCGATCCTTTCTTAATCCTTAATAATTATCAGTTCGACGGGACCGGGGCTGCTGCTCTATTTGACATGTCTACATGCTTAACTCAGGTGGGCATGGGAGATGGATTTTATGGTGATTGTGGGATTTTAGAGAATCATCATAATAAGATTGGGATAGAAAGGGACCTTTGTGTTCCTCCACTAGAGAGTAGTAGAAGTATTGAAGAGGAGGAAAAGAAGAATAATAATAATGCTGTAACTAATCACAGCATTATTAGCGTGAAAAGCAATATCAACAATAACATCAACAACCACTTGAACAATAATAATTCTTGCTTCAATAACACTGATCATCATCACCATCATCAGAACTTAAAAGTAGAGGACATGTTTGGGTTTGAAAATCATTGGCAAGGAGAAAACTTAAGAATGGGAGAATGGGATTTGGAGGGTTTGATGGAAAAcatttcttcctttcctttccttGATTTCCAAGTTGAATAA
- the LOC110656839 gene encoding uncharacterized protein LOC110656839 isoform X1 has translation MATHRKMDSEDQETLFHSYPCAYYVQSPSTISHANSAELKTQSLESTFHSPSRSDTNILLNKNPEVSRFTLSRYSSSRGSNNSFLNEKKISGDENGVNRLIIIDAHGRGDGAYGAEEEEEEEEDEDEEYYYGRKGGWWWRYCSFRRSNSCAWVSLQISWRLLVSLGVALLVFYIATKPPPPKMSIKMAGIQQFELGEGVDGTGVTTKILTCNSSMDLIIENKSKLFGLHIQPPLLEMFFGRLPFAMSRGSKLYAEAKGSTVFKLYVGTKNKPMYGAGRNMQDMLDSGNGLPILIRVGLSSHFRVVLNLIKPKYHHQAQCLLLLDSKYDQKHRTQVYNSTCTMY, from the exons ATGGCTACCCACAGAAAAATGGACAGTGAAGACCAAGAAACCCTGTTTCATTCCTACCCATGTGCCTACTACGTGCAGAGCCCATCTACTATTTCTCATGCAAACAGTGCAGAGCTCAAAACCCAAAGTCTTGAATCCACATTTCACTCACCTTCAAGATCCGATACTAATATTCTCCTCAATAAGAACCCTGAGGTCTCAAGATTCACTCTCTCTCGTTACTCCTCTTCTCGTGGCTCTAACAACTCTTTCTTGAATGAGAAGAAGATTAGTGGAGATGAGAATGGCGTTAACCGTTTGATCATTATTGATGCGCATGGACGTGGTGATGGTGCTTATGGggcggaggaggaggaggaggaggaggaggatgaAGATGAGGAGTATTATTATGGGAGGAAAGGTGGGTGGTGGTGGAGGTATTGTTCTTTTAGAAGGAGCAATTCTTGTGCTTGGGTTTCTTTGCAAATAAGTTGGAGACTTTTGGTGAGTTTGGGAGTTGCCTTGCTTGTTTTCTACATTGCTACTAAGCCACCGCCACCCAAGATGTCGATCAAG ATGGcaggaatccagcaatttgaacTAGGGGAAGGAGTAGATGGCACTGGTGTTACAACTAAGATCCTCACCTGCAACTCTTCCATGGATCTTATCATAGAAAACAAGTCTAAGCTCTTTGGCCTTCACATTCAACCTCCATTGCTTGAAATGTTCTTCGGTCGCCTTCCCTTCGCAATGTCTCGT GGTTCAAAACTGTATGCTGAAGCAAAGGGTTCAACAGTGTTCAAACTGTACGTGGGAACCAAGAACAAACCCATGTATGGAGCAGGAAGAAACATGCAGGACATGCTAGATTCTGGAAATGGATTGCCAATATTGATTCGAGTAGGCTTGAGCTCCCATTTTCGGGTGGTTTTGAATCTTATCAAGCCAAAATATCATCACCAAGCACAATGTCTACTACTCCTGGATAGCAAATATGATCAGAAACATCGAACCCAAGTATATAACAGCACCTGCACAATGTATTAA
- the LOC110656839 gene encoding uncharacterized protein LOC110656839 isoform X2 produces MATHRKMDSEDQETLFHSYPCAYYVQSPSTISHANSAELKTQSLESTFHSPSRSDTNILLNKNPEVSRFTLSRYSSSRGSNNSFLNEKKISGDENGVNRLIIIDAHGRGDGAYGAEEEEEEEEDEDEEYYYGRKGGWWWRYCSFRRSNSCAWVSLQISWRLLVSLGVALLVFYIATKPPPPKMSIKGSKLYAEAKGSTVFKLYVGTKNKPMYGAGRNMQDMLDSGNGLPILIRVGLSSHFRVVLNLIKPKYHHQAQCLLLLDSKYDQKHRTQVYNSTCTMY; encoded by the exons ATGGCTACCCACAGAAAAATGGACAGTGAAGACCAAGAAACCCTGTTTCATTCCTACCCATGTGCCTACTACGTGCAGAGCCCATCTACTATTTCTCATGCAAACAGTGCAGAGCTCAAAACCCAAAGTCTTGAATCCACATTTCACTCACCTTCAAGATCCGATACTAATATTCTCCTCAATAAGAACCCTGAGGTCTCAAGATTCACTCTCTCTCGTTACTCCTCTTCTCGTGGCTCTAACAACTCTTTCTTGAATGAGAAGAAGATTAGTGGAGATGAGAATGGCGTTAACCGTTTGATCATTATTGATGCGCATGGACGTGGTGATGGTGCTTATGGggcggaggaggaggaggaggaggaggaggatgaAGATGAGGAGTATTATTATGGGAGGAAAGGTGGGTGGTGGTGGAGGTATTGTTCTTTTAGAAGGAGCAATTCTTGTGCTTGGGTTTCTTTGCAAATAAGTTGGAGACTTTTGGTGAGTTTGGGAGTTGCCTTGCTTGTTTTCTACATTGCTACTAAGCCACCGCCACCCAAGATGTCGATCAAG GGTTCAAAACTGTATGCTGAAGCAAAGGGTTCAACAGTGTTCAAACTGTACGTGGGAACCAAGAACAAACCCATGTATGGAGCAGGAAGAAACATGCAGGACATGCTAGATTCTGGAAATGGATTGCCAATATTGATTCGAGTAGGCTTGAGCTCCCATTTTCGGGTGGTTTTGAATCTTATCAAGCCAAAATATCATCACCAAGCACAATGTCTACTACTCCTGGATAGCAAATATGATCAGAAACATCGAACCCAAGTATATAACAGCACCTGCACAATGTATTAA